In Falco cherrug isolate bFalChe1 chromosome 5, bFalChe1.pri, whole genome shotgun sequence, one DNA window encodes the following:
- the ETNK1 gene encoding ethanolamine kinase 1 isoform X2, with protein MQGEALDPEHVCNPDIFRLIARQLAKIHTIHAHNGWIPKSNLWLKMGKYFSLIPTEFADEEVNKRFLSDIPSPQVLQEEMAWMKERLSNLGSPVVLCHNDLLCKNIIYNKKRGDVQFIDYEYSGYNYLAYDIGNHFNEFAGVNEVDYSLYPNRKLQEQWLRSYLEAYKEYKGFGREVSEKEVEVLYVQVNQFALASHFFWGLWALIQAKYSTIDFDFLGYAIVRFNQYFKMKLEVMTLTLPE; from the exons ATGCAGGGAGAAGCACTGGATCCAGAGCATGTATGCAATCCAGATATTTTCAG acttATTGCAAGACAGCTTGCTAAAATCCATACTATTCATGCACACAATGGATGGATCCCTAAATCTAATCTGtggctgaagatggggaagtaCTTCTCTCTCATACCCACAGAATTTGCAGATGAGGAAGTAAATAAAAG GTTTTTAAGTGACATTCCAAGTCCTCAAGTTCTTCAGGAAGAGATGGCCTGGATGAAGGAAAGACTGTCAAATTTAGGATCACCAGTGGTACTCTGTCACAATGACCTGTTGTGTAAGAATATTATTTACAACAAGAAACGAG GTGACGTGCAGTTCATAGACTATGAGTACTCTGGATACAACTACCTGGCTTATGATATTGGAAATCACTTCAATGAATTTGCAG gagTAAATGAGGTAGACTACAGCCTTTATCCCAACAGAAAATTACAGGAACAATGGCTGAGATCTTACCTTGAGGCCTACAAAGAATATAAAGGATTTGGCAGAGAAGTCAGTGAAAAGGAAGTTGAAGTTCTATATGTCCAAGTCAATCAGTTTGCACTG gcttccCACTTCTTTTGGGGATTGTGGGCTCTAATTCAAGCCAAGTACTCCACCATTGACTTCGATTTTCTAGG GTATGCAATTGTTCGGTTTAAccagtatttcaaaatgaagctGGAGGTCATGACGTTAACTCTTCCTGAGTAA